The following is a genomic window from Calliphora vicina chromosome 5, idCalVici1.1, whole genome shotgun sequence.
ATTATAAGTTGATACATGcctaaaattatgattttattttatttatttatttattttattactaatAATATTAATTCTATTTACATTTGACTTATGATAGTAAAGAGTTTAGGAACAACGTTCGTTTTctacttaaatataaatttttaaattataaaatctatgtacagaaaatatatacaaggaagggaaaaatttacaaaaacctaTGTGAAGTAGGGGTATAAGATAAAAGGAAGCTAAACTAAGGTAAATTAAGATAAAATTATGATGAGATCAGTTCATTAATATGTTGATACTGTGATGATAAGCATCTTCTATTGAAGTTGAGAGtcaatttttcgattttatcaTTTACGAGTTCGAAACCAGCTAGAACGTGTAGGCGACGAGTAGAATAGTGCCAAGGTAGTTTGAATATCATTTTAAGTAGCTTATTTTGTGCTACTTGGATTTTACATAAATGACATTTTGCAGACGTAGACCAAACTGGAGCACAGTAGAACATTACGGGATGAAATATggatttaatgataatttttttgttttctatgttAAGCTGCGACTTTCTGCTTATGATCGGGTACATCATtcgaattattttgtttattttatcaattaTATAGGGAATCTGATTATTGAAGTTAAGTTTGGTATCAAGCATAACACCTaagtattttactttattttcccAAGTGATGTCATGGTTCATAAATCGAAGCGAAGTTTGAGGAGTGTAACAATTCCTACGCCTTCTCGTAAAATATATAACCTGAGTCTTCTCAGGGCTGATTAAGATTttccatttattaaaatatttgttcaaaccAGTAAGAGCTAACTGTAAGTTTGTAATAATATCTGCTGAATATATATCCGAAGAAAGAATTGACGTATCATCTGCAAATATAGATGTGATGCAGTTTGAAAATGTGGGGATATCTGCAGTAAATACGTTATATAATATTGGAGAAAGGCATGAGCCTTGAGGACAGCCGGCAGAAATATTGATTTGTTGCGAATAAATTGTACCTAAGTAAACATTAAACGGTCGATTTAGcagaaaattttgaataatttttatgagTTCAATTGGGAAATTTAacgttttcattttaaaaattaatccgTTATGCCAGACAGAATCGAATGCAGGTTTGATATCAAGTAAAACCATTCCTGTTGATTTGccaattgtaaaattatttttaactaaatttctaatttttagaAGCGGTTGTGCGGTGTTATGTTCATTTCTGAACCCAAACTGTTGCGGTGGTAGTATGATATTTGCATCAATAAAATTAGTCAGCTTttccttaataattttttctaaaattttactaatagACGAGAGCAGACTTATTGGTCTATATGAGAGTGGAGAGTCTGTTGGCTTACTTGGCTTAAGTATCGGGATAGTTTTAGCGATTTTCCATGCACTGGGAAAATAGCTTAATTTTAAACATGCATTAAATATGTTTGTGAGATATTTAATACCTTTTTTCGGTaggttttttaaacatttgttattaATACCGTCCAGACctggagttttttttattttttagcttttttataattacagCGACTTTATCACATGAAATGAGGTAGTTGTTGTGAGGACTTGTGTTTGTAAATCGGACATGGTTTGCAACTCTATCGACTTCTGTTATCGTAGTATAATCACTAAGACTTGCTGAAATAGAGTAGTTTAAATTAAAGCTGTGAGCCAACATTTCAGCCTTCTCTTGCTGGGTATAACCTAATACATTGTTGTGTTTTAATGTTGGTATATTGACGgattttttccttaaaatttttgaaattttccaaaaagggGAAGAAGATTTGTCTAAATTGGACAGCATGTGGTTCCATGAATTTATTCTGAAGATGTTAATTTCCTTTGTTATATTTctgtttatttgaattttctatagcgtCTTCTTTACAAACGTTTTTAGgatagatttaataaaaatttgtaataatccATTGAAACAAATTAAGATCATCTTTCCGATGCCTCAAAAACTTACATAAATGATTGATACATCCTTTTATCGCTACTGTAGCGGAAATTTTatggcaaacaaatttttttatgaaaaaaatacggcttaaaaaatgttgaaccatgTAGGGCCGTTGacccatatacatacatacatatattgcctTATATTCGCCTTTGCAAAGACGTGTCTATaaagtttgttgttatttacttcaaatatttttgtgtcaATAATCGAAATGCTGTACTTCGGCCTGACGGAAGTTTTTAACTCTGGGATATATCGAAAAACGACTTCGCagaacttttttttctataaattacgggtttatacaatatttcagaaaaattaaatttgagatTTCTTCATCATGCCTATCTCACATAcacgttatagatagcgaagtctatatagtcatgtccgtctgtattttgaaatcaactttccgcgtcccccaaataacttacaaacatgattgatatatcaatatatcgggaattatccaggctcggttgctatttaaaaaattgaccCACAAAAAATCGggtcaaaaaaaaatctaaatccattgcaacgatgtttaTAAGGCTTATactaagttggacatacaatgggtcaaaatcgggaagtatattttttaacccgaattttttcagcaaaaaaatttttttgtcataaattttttttcactaataaatttaaaaaaaaactttttttaaatttaaaaaattaaattaaaaaacaattttaattaaatttttgaaaaaaaaaattaaatttttgaaaaaaaaaatgaatttttgaaaaaaaaaaataaatttttgaaaaaaaaaaataaatttttgaaaaaaaaaaattaaatttttttacctaaaaatatttaaaatttgtattttaaaatataattcggTGAATAAGATTCTGCAGCCGACTCttatattcatttcaaaaatcaaaaatttttaagataatttttttttttactttattaaatttttacaaaattaaaaataagtctTAACTAAAACGAAACTATACTTATTAAGAGCAATTGGTATATTAGTTAGGCAATGGGCCTAGTTTTTTTCTCCTTAATTCCTCCCATTCTATAGGATGCTGTTTCTTTTTATGAGCATgcatatttgcatttgaattaAACGTCCTAGTGCAAAAGGGACAGTTATATAAAGTCTCTCCGGTATGTTGAGTCATATGTTCCTAAAATAGAAATGTAAATATTCTATAATTACACCATTTTCTAATTTGTGTGGCAAATATACCTTTAAAGTTAAAGCTTTCTTAAAAGTTTTATCACATTGTTCACAGCGAAAAACTTCCTTTGAATGAAAGTAGTGCTTGTGACTCGACAATGATCTTCGATTGGGGCACACCTTATCGCAATCAGGACACTTATACGTTTTATCATCGAGATGGTATCTTTGAATGTGAGTTTTTAAATTATCCTCGTCCTTAAGCCAACTCTCACAGTTTTCAATGGGACATTTTAGACGAGGTCCACTGTCTTCGAAATGGGAACGTACATgtttttcaaatgattttttatctTTAATTTCTTTGGCgcatacttgacaaatatttatttcacgTCTATGGTACATACTAGTATGTATATTCAGCATATATTGAGTTGCAAAtctgcaaaataataaatatgattaGAAACTATCCTCTCGTTATCTCTTAAACATTCCGTTAATGAATTCATAAGCTTAATTCCtttgtacttcaaatgtattaaattcattcttttgagaattcattccttataaaattaattcctaattgaatagatttaaaaatgtggttgaatgataaaatttttcttcaattaaaatctattacaaaaaggcttaagtaaatttttttcaattcattttgtaaatgattaaaagcaaaactgaatgaagaaaaaattttttaattcaaattgtattaacaaaaattaaatcattcaaaggctgaatgaattctgttataAATTATTTCCATTATGAATTGTACGACGAATAAATtcgtgaattaagctcaaattgaattaataaattcgaagctctgtgtataacagttataaaactTACTTCGCCGTGCGTGTTGTACATTTGGTGCAAACAATAGTCCATTGTTCTTTTGGTATATGAGTTTGTTTATGCAATTCGAGTAAATTGCGTCTTCCAAATTTACGCGGACATTGTTCACAGGCATGTGTTCGTTCCTCCTCAGAGGCGTGATAGGAAATATTGTGTATTCGTAGACCATAACTTGTAGTAAATGATTTATTACACTGTGTACAGCTTAAAGTTATAAATTAGAAACAAGAATAATAATTTGAAACTAATGTAGAAAATTACTAAGACCAACCTAAATGAATTTGGGTTCTCATGGATATATGCGTGTTGAGCTATGCAATAACTTCGTGTAAACTTTTTGTCACAGCACATTATGTATGGTTTAACGTTTTCATGATGGACCTTAAAGTGTTCGACAATGTCGGGAAATGTTTTTCCAACGTACACACATAAATTACAAGCcatttgtatgtgttttttaattatctcATCCGTAAGTATGGGATCCAAACGATGAGATGTTCTTTTTTTCTTTGATGTATCAACAACATTAGTTCTTGCTTTAGTGCCTGTGACTCCTTTAGTTTTCTTCCTCTTGTTTGTGATTTTACCTTTTGTACTttcagttttattaaatatagttGTCTCCTCTTCAGCCTCATAATCCTGATCACTTCTTTCAGATGGTTCATACTCTTCCGTATCACCATCATCTTTGTCtgatttaaaatctttttcacTTTCACCATCATCATCTAAGGGATTTTTTGAATCGACTGTGAACCCGTCATTTGAAGTAATCTTACTATCATCTATTTCAATTTCGATTTGCATCAGATTATCCTCACAAACATCTTCATCGTGTTCTTGCTTTATGTGACTGGTGGAGCATGATAGGTGTTCTTCCTTAATAGCAGATTTTTTCTCTTTAAAATCCCTGTGCACCTTCTCCACAGTCAAATAAAATTGATGAAAGTCATCGATTTTATGCCAACATTCAGTGCAGATATGTGAAGTAAAAGCATCATTTAGTAGAggcttttgaaaaataataaatgttttattatgattttttgtgAATTATTTATATTCCAGCGTTACCTTAAACCACAAATGTTTATATACTATTTCGGCCATACGCAATGTTAACCCCAAATCATCAAAAATGTCCATGATTTGAGGACTTTCCAATAAGCACACACaacataacatttttattattttgtaaatatcaaCATCAACATATTTTGACTATCCTATTCGTTTTCAATTTGTATACATTCtgaaatgaattacaattgtGGCGACACGCTGCAAACTACTTAATGTTAGGAACAGAATTAAGTCGTTAGTACGTACAGCACAGGAAAAGACTCTACATACACccaagaattataaaaaaaaatctataaattaatgaagttaaataatttgtttttggtgatggttttatgaaatgaattacaaatatattttattgtgaattaaataatttaatgacaAACCGgatgaatttaatattttaaatttgaaaggtATTAATATgcagttattttaaaaagttatgttttcAATAGATGTTTGTGGTTTGTAGTTTGTGGCATGAcgtttaaattgtaaattgctgtttgtttacaaaaaaataaaataaacaatcacTGGTGATTGATAACATAAATGATAAAGAAACAGTAGTGGCGTTCACGTAtctatgtatttttattaattgtgcAAATTGTTACTGATTTTTGCTGGTTGCATTTGCTTGTCCCTAGATATTTTTAACGAGAAATTAAGAGATATAAgactatttttttctattaaaatcatttagtatatgtataattaaaaaaccatcttaatttaaaaaatgtattaatttggtaatggaccaatattttttcttctcaATTCTTTCCATTCAATCGGgtgttgtttctttttatgagcatgcatatttgcatttgaattaAAAGTTCTTGTACAGAAGGGACAACTGTACAATGTTTCACCTGTATGTTGAGTCATATGCtcctaaaaaaaacaataaattaatttcaattcataTAGGACGACAACACATACCCTTAATGAAATagcttttttaaaagttttatcaCATTCTTCGCAGCGAAATGTTGGATTTGAATGGACATAACGCTTATGATTTGTCAGTGCCCTTCGATTTGGACATTCCTTATCACATTCCGAACATTTGTACGTTTTACCCGCCAGATTATGCAGCTGCATGTgagtttttaaattatcttCATCCTTTAACCAGCGGTCACAGTTAGGATGTGTACATTTAACACGTGGTCCACTATCTTCAAAATGTGCACGTACATGCTTTTCAAATgcttttttatcttttatttctTTCGCACAGACGTGACAAATGTTTGCTTCTCTTCTATGAAACATGCTATTATGTATATTCAGTAAATATTGGGAAACAAATCTGCAaaatagtaaatagttaatttttaaatcatatattAACAAATCGGCCATTTGCGATAAAGGGTCCTAAGTCAATGGAAACATTCGATTGACAACGAATCACAACTAATCTGTTTTATCTGTTTTATCTGTGGTGAAATAATactataatttaaagaaaacttgtaaataaaattccGGAAATTTCTCGATTATGACTCTCTTGTCGTAAATGAgcgatatattttttaaactgaaaGTGTAAATTAAACGTACTTAACTGTGCGTGTAGTACATTTTGTACATGTTATGGTCCATTCTTCTTT
Proteins encoded in this region:
- the LOC135960809 gene encoding transcription factor grauzone-like; its protein translation is MLCCVCLLESPQIMDIFDDLGLTLRMAEIVYKHLWFKPLLNDAFTSHICTECWHKIDDFHQFYLTVEKVHRDFKEKKSAIKEEHLSCSTSHIKQEHDEDVCEDNLMQIEIEIDDSKITSNDGFTVDSKNPLDDDGESEKDFKSDKDDGDTEEYEPSERSDQDYEAEEETTIFNKTESTKGKITNKRKKTKGVTGTKARTNVVDTSKKKRTSHRLDPILTDEIIKKHIQMACNLCVYVGKTFPDIVEHFKVHHENVKPYIMCCDKKFTRSYCIAQHAYIHENPNSFSCTQCNKSFTTSYGLRIHNISYHASEEERTHACEQCPRKFGRRNLLELHKQTHIPKEQWTIVCTKCTTRTAKFATQYMLNIHTSMYHRREINICQVCAKEIKDKKSFEKHVRSHFEDSGPRLKCPIENCESWLKDEDNLKTHIQRYHLDDKTYKCPDCDKVCPNRRSLSSHKHYFHSKEVFRCEQCDKTFKKALTLKEHMTQHTGETLYNCPFCTRTFNSNANMHAHKKKQHPIEWEELRRKKLGPLPN